The nucleotide window CGGGGATGGGTTAGCATAGCGAATCTATCTAGGCACACCCGATGAAGCGAGAATCTCACGAATTCTATTCGTGAGAGTGTCAACCAAAAAAAACCAACCTCAAACTTCAAGGTTGGCAGAGGGGAAGCCAATGGCTGCAATTGACTGGGAGATTGTCGGATGAAAATTGTCAATAAGCGATCGCTGGGGCAACTCCAATAGAAATAGCCGTTAACAACCCTCCCCTACAGAAAAATAGGGACGATATGCAGGAAATCCCCATACCCTTTGCTTCTAATTAGCAACCAATTTCATTTAAAAATATCCTTGTAATTCTAACTGCTCGATGACTTTTGCCGCACTTTCTTCAACTTTTTCTTGGTCGGTGTGGCATTCTACATCTGGTTTGGCCGGCGGCTCGTAGGGGTCGTCAATACCAGTAAAGTTTTTAATTTTGCCTTCCCTAGCTTGGGCATACAAACCTTTCACATCCCGGCTTTCGCAAACCTGCAGCGGTGCGTTTACATATACTTCAATAAAATTTCCTATACGCTGGCGGACTTCTTCGCGAATTTCTCGATAGGGGGAGATAGCAGAAACCAGAACAATGACGCCGTTGCGGGTCAACAAGTGCGCCACAAAACCAATGCGGCGGATATTTTCGTCTCGGTCTTCTTTACTAA belongs to Geitlerinema sp. PCC 9228 and includes:
- the cysC gene encoding adenylyl-sulfate kinase; this translates as MQQRGVTIWFTGLSGAGKTTISRLVLDKLRSRGLRVELLDGDIVRQNLTKGLGFSKEDRDENIRRIGFVAHLLTRNGVIVLVSAISPYREIREEVRQRIGNFIEVYVNAPLQVCESRDVKGLYAQAREGKIKNFTGIDDPYEPPAKPDVECHTDQEKVEESAAKVIEQLELQGYF